One Anthonomus grandis grandis chromosome 12, icAntGran1.3, whole genome shotgun sequence DNA window includes the following coding sequences:
- the LOC126742829 gene encoding uncharacterized protein LOC126742829: MAYILRYKHNILLPRKKYEGNLTLVELHNALMLLVRHVQSQTFSSDIMLIQGNKIPSKAFRKLNVFLDSAGILRVGSRLKHSLSFNNNYPALLPSNHEFTRLVVTFFHLKYFHAGVQSVQFLITQQFWILSSKAVIRRILGKCVRCFRCRPQSIQPPMGDLPASRVSQVKPFLHTGVDYAGPFNVMMSRYRGCRTSKAYLCLFVCFATKALHLELVSSLSTEAFLAALRRFVARRGRCQHLYSDCGSNFIGASKQLNNFMLKSAASEGITWHFNPPSAPHFGGLWEAGVKSVKTHLSRVIGMQCLTYEELNTVLVQIEAFLNSRPLTPFSNDPNYMTALTPSHFLTLEPLSVPPELDVTSLPVRQLDRGQMLQKMHQDFWRRWSGEYLHTLHQRAKWHKSSGNLSPGTLVLIRNDLAPPLHWSMGRITEVHPGLDGIVRVVTVRTSNGTLKRPVVKLCPLPLSED, encoded by the coding sequence ATGGCCTATATTCTTCGCTATaagcataatattttattgcccCGCAAAAAATATGAGGGTAACCTTACTTTGGTAGAACTCCACAATGCATTAATGCTTTTGGTTAGACATGTTCAGTCGCAAACCTTTTCCTCGGATATAATGTTAATTCAAGGAAATAAAATACCTTCGAAAGCGTTTAGAAAATTGAATGTTTTCCTAGATAGTGCTGGGATACTACGTGTCGGTAGTAgattaaaacattctttaagttttaacaATAACTATCCCGCTCTCCTACCCAGTAATCACGAGTTTACAAGGCTTGTagttactttttttcatttaaagtattttcatgCTGGTGTGCAGAGTGTTCAGTTTCTTATTACACAGCAATTTTGGATATTGTCATCTAAAGCCGTTATTCGTCGTATTCTTGGTAAATGTGTTAGATGTTTTAGATGTAGGCCTCAGTCAATTCAACCTCCTATGGGTGATTTGCCTGCATCCCGCGTATCACAGGTAAAACCTTTTCTTCATACCGGCGTTGATTATGCTGGTCCATTCAATGTCATGATGTCTCGTTACCGCGGCTGTCGTACCAGTAAGgcctatttatgtttgtttgtttgctttGCGACTAAAGCTTTGCATTTAGAATTGGTATCCAGTCTATCTACGGAAGCTTTCTTAGCTGCTTTGAGACGATTTGTAGCTCGCCGAGGTCGCTGCCAACATTTGTACAGCGATTGTGGTAGCAACTTTATTGGTGCAtccaagcagttaaataattttatgttaaaatccgCCGCATCTGAAGGTATAACATGGCATTTTAACCCCCCCTCTGCGCCCCACTTTGGAGGATTGTGGGAGGCCGGAGTGAAATCTGTAAAAACTCATTTATCCAGAGTCATTGGTATGCAATGTTTGACCTATGAGGAGCTAAATACTGTATTGGTTCAGATTGAAGCCTTTCTTAACTCGCGACCTCTTACACCCTTTAGTAATGATCCCAATTATATGACCGCTCTAACCCCGAGTCATTTCCTAACCCTGGAACCTCTGAGTGTTCCTCCTGAATTGGATGTCACCTCACTTCCCGTTCGTCAATTGGATCGTGggcaaatgcttcaaaaaatgcACCAAGATTTTTGGCGTCGTTGGTCTGGTGAGTACTTGCATACGTTGCACCAACGTGCTAAGTGGCATAAATCCAGTGGTAATCTTTCACCAggaactttagttttaattcgcAATGATTTGGCCCCTCCTCTGCATTGGTCAATGGGCCGCATAACTGAGGTACATCCAGGTTTAGATGGAATAGTGAGAGTTGTTACTGTTCGCACTAGTAATGGGACTTTAAAGCGACCTGTGGTGAAGCTCTGTCCTTTGCCACTTTCGGAGGACTGA
- the LOC126742830 gene encoding uncharacterized protein LOC126742830, whose protein sequence is MAYILRYKHNILLPRKKYEGNLTLVELHNALMLLVRHVQSQTFSSDIMLIQGNKIPSKAFRKLNVFLDSAGILRVGSRLKHSLSFNNNYPALLPSNHEFTRLVVTFFHLKYFHAGVQSVQFLITQQFWILSSKAVIRRILGKCVRCFRCRPQSIQPPMGDLPASRVSQVKPFLHTGVDYAGPFNIMMSRYRGCRTSKAYLCLFVCFATKALHLELVSSLSTEAFLAALRRFVARRGRCQHLYSDCGSNFIGASKQLNNFMLKSAASEGITWHFNPPSAPHFGGLWEAGVKSVKTHLSRVIGMQCLTYEELNTVLVQIEAFLNSRPLTPFSNDPNYMTALTPSHFLTLEPLSVPPELDVTSLPVRQLDRGQMLQKMHQDFWRRWSGEYLHTLHQRAKWHKSSGNLSPGTLVLIRNDLAPPLHWSMGRITEVHPGLDGIVRVVTVRTSNGTLKRPVVKLCPLPLSED, encoded by the coding sequence ATGGCCTATATTCTTCGCTATaagcataatattttattgcccCGCAAAAAATATGAGGGTAACCTTACTTTGGTAGAACTCCACAATGCATTAATGCTTTTGGTTAGACATGTTCAGTCGCAAACCTTTTCCTCGGATATAATGTTAATTCAAGGAAATAAAATACCTTCGAAAGCGTTTAGAAAATTGAATGTTTTCCTAGATAGTGCTGGGATACTACGTGTCGGTAGTAgattaaaacattctttaagttttaacaATAACTATCCCGCTCTCCTACCCAGTAATCACGAGTTTACAAGGCTTGTagttactttttttcatttaaagtattttcatgCTGGTGTGCAGAGTGTTCAGTTTCTTATTACACAGCAATTTTGGATATTGTCATCTAAAGCCGTTATTCGTCGTATTCTTGGTAAATGTGTTAGATGTTTTAGATGTAGGCCTCAGTCAATTCAACCTCCTATGGGTGATTTGCCTGCATCCCGCGTATCACAGGTAAAACCTTTTCTTCATACCGGCGTTGATTATGCTGGTCCATTCAATATCATGATGTCTCGTTACCGCGGCTGTCGTACCAGTAAGgcctatttatgtttgtttgtttgctttGCGACTAAAGCTTTGCATTTAGAATTGGTATCCAGTCTATCTACGGAAGCTTTCTTAGCTGCTTTGAGACGATTTGTAGCTCGCCGAGGTCGCTGCCAACATTTGTACAGCGATTGTGGTAGCAACTTTATTGGTGCAtccaagcagttaaataattttatgttaaaatccgCCGCATCTGAAGGTATAACATGGCATTTTAACCCCCCCTCTGCGCCCCACTTTGGAGGATTGTGGGAGGCCGGAGTGAAATCTGTAAAAACTCATTTATCCAGAGTCATTGGTATGCAATGTTTGACCTATGAGGAGCTAAATACTGTATTGGTTCAGATTGAAGCCTTTCTTAACTCGCGACCTCTTACACCCTTTAGTAATGATCCCAATTATATGACCGCTCTAACCCCGAGTCATTTCCTAACCCTGGAACCTCTGAGTGTTCCTCCTGAATTGGATGTCACCTCACTTCCCGTTCGTCAATTGGATCGTGggcaaatgcttcaaaaaatgcACCAAGATTTTTGGCGTCGTTGGTCTGGTGAGTACTTGCATACGTTGCACCAACGTGCTAAGTGGCATAAATCCAGTGGTAATCTTTCACCAggaactttagttttaattcgcAATGATTTGGCCCCTCCTCTGCATTGGTCAATGGGCCGCATAACTGAGGTACATCCAGGTTTAGATGGAATAGTGAGAGTTGTTACTGTTCGCACTAGTAATGGGACTTTAAAGCGACCTGTGGTGAAGCTCTGTCCTTTGCCACTTTCGGAGGACTGA
- the LOC126742831 gene encoding uncharacterized protein LOC126742831, which produces MSDKLKRAKVLRQTEFNRLSDILNISRSAKEDTSQHIIFKLSYDILESIRTEFFKQHNVVISCILDDEDQFTEQDAVRSSFEKDFWYIKSIYFKLFGESLTTNISSSSSSNQSHVTLPKLEIPSFSGNITQFATFKDMFNALIHNNSTLRNIEKFNYLLNFLRGQPLTLIQKLPMTDVNYTTAYEMLVKRYENPRLVAATHWAAIENTTKLTTENPAELRQLLDTFSDNLAALGNLNFPVALWDFILVQMLLKRLHVSIATEFELQYDSHTTPSFQQLTTYLHKRCAALDNVCSALHEKDKKSLKREDRFSNSKVALLGTEQSKSSSCAICKTAHSVYRCPIFLTKTPNNRYQLVKSLKMCLNCLSSIHSVKECKSPHVCHKCRQKHHTLLHFERNYFSGSSSSTTPPALSSTSSIHNDQPSSSQADSRSTNSSHLVASSLNNYNSSNVLLSTALIDMLDGSGTFQKIRIRILLDSGSQLHFISQNCVKRLGLTSYKTPCSVQGIGEAHVQNCARSVFTKIRPCNKFTPNFDLEAAVLPKICGLLPSHPISTTNWPHLRSASLADPFYDTPRSIDLLIGAPLFPYILLEGRLTGDYNEPVGFNTVFGFILMGKTVSNSSPIAAQSLLCYQASVNDTLQKFWEVEEVPHVKVLSPEDEKCENIFRKTTYRNRDGRFVVSLPFRGDEPIFYGSRELALCNFLSLERRLQQNPKLSADYAAFIKEYLDQNHMEIVSSDLIPKKSFYIPHHCVLKDSSPTTKLRVVFNASAKPLDGMSLNDHLLSGPKL; this is translated from the coding sequence ATGTCCGATAAACTGAAAAGAGCCAAAGTTCTTAGACAAACTGAATTTAATCGTCTATCAGATATTCTTAATATATCGAGAAGTGCTAAAGAAGACACTTCCCAACACATAATCTTTAAATTGAGTTATGATATTTTGGAATCAATTAGAACTGAGTTTTTTAAGCAGCATAACGTTGTCATTAGTTGCATTCTAGATGATGAGGATCAATTCACCGAACAAGACGCGGTACGAAGCTcatttgaaaaagatttttggtatattaaatcGATTTATTTTAAGCTGTTTGGAGAATCATTGACTACAAATATTTCGTCTTCATCGTCTAGTAATCAGTCCCATGTAACACTGCCAAAATTAGAGATTCCATCCTTTTCTGGAAATATTACACAGTTTGCCACGTTTAAAGATATGTTTAATGCTTTGATTCATAATAACAGTACTTTGCgtaacatagaaaaatttaattatcttttgaaTTTCTTACGTGGTCAGCCTCTGACCTTGATTCAGAAGTTACCGATGACAGATGTCAATTACACAACCGCTTATGAAATGCTAGTTAAGCGATATGAAAACCCTCGTTTAGTTGCAGCCACACACTGGGCAGCTATCGAAAATACCACCAAACTCACAACTGAGAATCCTGCCGAGTTAAGACAACTTTTGGATACATTTTCTGATAATCTTGCTGCATTAGGAAATCTTAACTTTCCTGTAGCTTTATGGGATTTCATTTTGGTTCAGATGTTGCTTAAACGCTTACATGTTTCTATTGCTACTGAATTCGAATTGCAATATGATTCACATACTACTCCATCATTTCAACAGCTTACAACCTATCTACATAAGCGTTGTGCCGCTCTCGACAATGTTTGCTCAGCccttcatgaaaaagataaaaaatcacttaagagaGAGGATCGCTTCTCAAATTCCAAGGTTGCTCTTCTAGGCACTGAGCAATCTAAATCTAGCAGTTGTGCTATTTGTAAAACAGCGCATTCTGTTTATCGTTGTCCtatctttttaacaaaaactccTAATAATAGATACCAACTTGTAAAATCGCtgaaaatgtgtttaaattgCCTAAGTAGTATTCATTCTGTCAAAGAATGTAAATCGCCGCATGTTTGTCATAAATGTAGACAAAAACATCATACTTTACTTCATTttgagagaaattatttttctggtaGTAGCAGCAGTACTACACCACCCGCACTCTCATCAACCAGCTCCATCCACAATGATCAACCATCTAGCTCTCAGGCGGACTCCAGGTCTACCAATTCTTCGCATCTGGTAGCGAGTAGCCTTAACAATTATAATTCTAGTAATGTGCTGCTTTCTACGGCTCTTATAGATATGTTAGATGGGTCAGgaacatttcagaaaattagaATTAGAATATTGCTTGATTCTGGCTCGCAACTTCACTTTATCTCACAAAATTGTGTTAAACGTCTTGGACTTACTTCCTATAAGACGCCTTGCTCCGTTCAAGGTATTGGAGAAGCTCATGTACAAAACTGTGCAAGAAGTGTATTTACCAAGATTCGACCTTGTAATAAATTCACTCCCAATTTTGATTTGGAAGCTGCAGTTCTTCCAAAAATTTGCGGGCTATTACCTAGTCATCCTATTTCTACCACAAACTGGCCTCATTTACGCAGCGCGTCCTTGGCTGACCCTTTCTATGATACTCCTAGATCTATTGATCTATTAATAGGTGCTCCATTGTTTCCCTATATTTTACTGGAGGGTAGACTTACCGGTGACTATAATGAGCCAGTGGGATTTAACactgtttttggttttatattgaTGGGTAAAACGGTTTCCAACTCTTCACCTATCGCTGCACAATCGCTTCTCTGTTATCAGGCATCAGTTAATGATACTTTGCAGAAGTTTTGGGAAGTTGAAGAAGTACCACATGTCAAAGTTTTATCCCCCGAGGACGAAAAATGCGAAAATATTTTCCGTAAAACTACGTATCGCAATCGGGATGGCCGATTTGTGGTTTCCTTGCCCTTTCGAGGTGATGAGCCTATTTTTTATGGAAGTAGAGAATTAGCTCTTTGCAATTTCTTATCGTTAGAACGCAGGTTACAGCAAAATCCGAAGCTTTCTGCAGATTATGCTGCTtttataaaggaatatttagATCAGAACCATATGGAAATAGTATCTTCAGATTTAATCCCAAAAAAATCGTTCTATATTCCACATCACTGTGTTTTAAAGGATTCAAGTCCCACTACTAAGCTTCGTGTCGTATTCAATGCCTCTGCCAAACCATTAGATGGTATGTCACTTAATGATCATCTTCTGTCTGGCCCCAAATTGTAA